The DNA sequence GCAGATGATAAAGCATTTGGTTTCCAAAGCCTACTAGGAGCAGACTTTGACTAATAACCTGCTTCATAATGCAGTCTAGACTCTCGATTGACCATATATAGATCGAGCAACATTTGAGAGCCAAACTTCACACAGTAAGCTATGAAAGTTCTAGAGAATATCATTATTTCAGAACTTAAATAATCTCCAAGTGTGTAAGCTAAGAGCGAAGCAGAGTCATAAACTGCTTTTATTATAGTGTATGCAGACACCTAGCTAAATGCTAAGTTTCATAGGAAGAGACGAATAAAAAAATCTCATAGTTTAACACTTTAACTGATACCATATATACTCTGAAATCACTTTCAGAAATAAAGGATACAAATTTGACAAATTCTTTCAAGCACTACACCAGTGAGCTAAACACTGGGCTGACAAAAATTACATTACTACATGGTCATACTCAAGTAAAAAAGATTAATAGCAACACAATATTTCatctcaaaattaaaaaattattactaaaccATGATCTACTGTTGACAAAAATGAGAATGATCAGGTGGCATGAAATAGATAGGCAAATGCAAAGGCCAAAATATGACTACGACATTAAATCAAATATAAAAAGGAAAATTCGAAAGCCAGATTAGTATACATAAACAACTAACCAAATCTCATGTTATGTGACTTGAACCATATCTAACTAGAAAGTATACATAAGAAAAAACCAAACATTTTCCCTTGATATTAAAATGCATGAAACTCAGCAGAGGCAATTTTAGTAATGGAACATCTtccccacaaaaaaaaaataataattagaaacaAAAACAGTTTTATTTCATATGACAAAGGTAAACTTCACCAAAACAAGCAAGGAAAACATGTATTAGGAAAGTAGATTAGAAATGGAGAAGTCAGTGCAAATAATTGGAGTGGAAGACACCAAGAGAATATAAATAATGCACCATGTAGCTAATATGATTGAGATATCTTAAAATACAGCTTAATAACTAAACAAAATCATAGGTCACCAATGTCTATAAAACAACCTTCAAACACAAATCGAAATATCTAATATGTGGCAGCCCAAGATACCCGGTGCAGCGCGTAGTGAGGAAAGCTAGTTCATGTGCCCTTGAGCTCGTTGCATATCATATTGACCCCATGAAGCAGGTCCAGCTCCATATGGTGGAAAATTTTCAGCACCATTTTGCCCCTGgaaattcaaaaaagaaaaaaattatatttaacacGTAAAGTTTTGGCACTAAACATGAACACCTGCACATCCTAATCGACCCAGGGCCATTGAGAATGTGTGAAATAGAACTTACGGGATTCATGCCATAGTTGACGGGATAATGATTTCCCGCATATCCCATTGCTTCAGGATTGCCATAATTTGCAGGATAACCTACAGAATCATCACATATATCGCCAAGTCACTGGTTTGTAAATGAACAATAGATAAGGCTACAATGAACGAGAAAATGCTAATGTCTGTCATCAACATGTGCATAGGGGATTAACACCcaaaaaacaaaacaagttCATCAAAGCATTTGTGTAATACGCAAACCACAAATTTTCATTAACGATCAAACCACTCAgctagaataaaaaattattaagaattcAGCCCCTAATCCTAATGGATATAAACAACTAACATTACGTAGTTAAACAAAAGAACTAAACCAGTCAAACCAACAACTTCTGCTGACTCCTGTCTAACACTTGCACTACAATCTCCATCATCTACATGGCCTTGTAATGAAGATGACATTTATTTACTTCCATTCAAAGCTAAACCATCTGAAAAACATAAAGCATAGACACATATATGAGACTGTATACCTGGATTAACAACAGCAGCACGTGCTCTCTTCTCAGCACTAGCACGAAGTTTCTCCAACTCCCTAGCCATTGAGATCAACTTCTTCTCCATCACCTGACCATGCTCATAATTCTCAGCATATCCTTTCTTCTCATACTCAATGGCAGCTCTACatgccaaaagaaaaaaaaaagcaagagatgagaaaattaacaaaataactgCAACATAAAactaacaggtaattttcataTAATAGTAAAAACCCTAGAAAGATTACCTAGCACGCTGCAGCTCTTGTTTCATGGCTTCAATTTCTGCCTTCAAAGATGGAGCCTGCTGCAGATCCATAGTCATCCTAGCCAAATCTTGAGTCATTGCTTGTACATTGCCTGTAAGCTCCTGCCTTCCAGCAGTGAAATCCTTAATATCAGAACGAACTTGGTGAAGCTCAGCCTGCATTTCCTTCACTCCACGAAGATCCACTTCCAAACGTAAAGACTTATCAATCATCTCTTGCATTTGGACATCTTTCTCGATTTGCAGTGAATCAGCAATATGACCCATGCGCTGCAGCTCATGTTGGGCAGCTTCTAATTCCTGCTTCAGCGCAACATGAGTTGCCGCTAGCCTCTGATTATCAACTAGAAGTCCTTGAATGTCTTGATGTTGAGCTGCAAGACGTTCCTCAATAATTGCAGGGTGAGGAGGGAGGGGTCTGGGAACCATCCCAAACTGGGATTCTCGCATCTCCTCAAATAAGGCAGGATGGGGCACTGGACCAAGTCCTCTTCCAAAAGCGGGTTCATGAACTGTAGACGGTAATCCAGAATGAGAAACTCCTTTCATTGGAAGAGGTGGTCCACGATTTCTTCCGGACATATTATTATCTTGCTTGAAAACTGTCAATTTAAATAGAGTAAGCAGCTATGCACCAATTGAAAAACCCTCAATTAACATACAATGAAAAACAACATCCACAATCCATTCAAAGAAAGCAAAAGtttcaatttttagtttaacaATGAAGCACTAAGACAAGTTAATGATGACACTATTGGCACAATATGTATTCCTTTGGCAAAATAAAAAGTTACAGTGATAATTGCTTTGACTAATTTAGCACATTAGATTATCAGATGCATAGTTAGTCTCACCCAAAATTAACTGCACTGAACACAATAAGACATGTCAAGTCAATTTCGctaagtttttactttaatcgTATGATATAAATGTAGAGAGAGACTAAAATAAATATCCTATCAAGAAAACCAAAAATCGCATTATATGAACAAAAAAGATGGTTCTTCAACCCGTATCTATTGCAATAATATTACCAGAAATAATAAAGTAGTATAATCGTGTAGTGCAAACATAACCCACGAATCAATCTTCAGTTTAGCTacgaaaaaggaaaaaataaggAAATTCAAATTTTGAACGCAAAGCCATTGATGTCAGTCCAGAAAACAAAATTTCCACGATAGTCTTTTCCCTACGTTTCCTCAGTTAATAAGAGAAAAATTGATTTTCAGTCATACAAAAGAAGATAAAAATTTTGATAAGTGGGCATGAACAACAATTACCAAGTTGTTGCAATGGAGTAACCGTACAAGAACCCCAGGGAAATTGAAGTTGTCTGGTCTGGCTATGGAAACCGGCGTTGTGCAGAAGAGAGAGAATATAATTTGAGGAAAGAACCAAATTTAACACTCGtcttctattttcttttctGATTACGATTACATTGGTGAGTTTTTTTTGCACcctaaactaaatttaaattaattttaaaaaatcaagtttaatatttttttttataaattatttattataattttttatagaaaGGATCACTATTATTGAAATTAGACGTCATCTTTATTTAACTCTAAAATATATTTAGCCTGTTTATGGGCAGCTTGATTAGCATGCCTACGAACTAGGGGtattcgcggtgcgggtggtgcggtttttaaccattttttcaaaccaacccgcacatgcggttttttcaattttccaaaccgcacccgcaccgcgatactaaaaaaccgcaaaaaccgcaccgcaaaaaatgatacggtgcggtgcggtttctgcggtttgaactatcacaattttttttttgaagtcatcacaaaataattaaactatcattaatataattattctaaaacacttaagaaaatacaacaaacttgagactaatataagttataacaacaacaataagttaataatctttttaaagtttcaacaacacacctaaatcaaaataataaacttgaaactaattaaattctaacaataatataaatgtacaaacacaaacttctaactccaaatttcaatacacatgtatgggcttgggtttgttgttaagaagagagggtttgtgaagagttatggattttgTCCTAAGATTTATGGGCTTGGGTTGGActcatatgtatgggcttaattaaataaatataaaaattaaaattttaaaacatgcggtgcggtgcggtttgaatcgcggtttaataattccaaaccgcaaaccgcaccgcaccgcgcggtttggaaaaaattcaaaccgcaaccgcaccgcgaagaatttcaaaccgcatttgttttgcggtgtggtgcggtgcgggcggtttgagcggtttgaacGGTTTGATGTACACCCCTACTACGAACATGAGAAACAATAACTCTagggaagaaaaataaaagacatcgaacatctaaaattaaattgaaaaaattagatAAATCAACCGATGTCGTTGAAAGTGCCAATGAGACTCTAAGAGCATCAATTTCAATATaactacagtagaacctctatccaagaatacacttgggaccaagtaaattatattctaatttggaggttataactaaatagagttacactagaaaaaaaaaattaaaaaaccaaaaaatatcaatgtaataataataacaataaataatcattaatactatatcataatagaaatattttagagtaaatataatttcatacatgtattataatttaaaataaaattattaattttacataaataaatttacaaaatacatgtatatattttattaagatgtaattattcttatatataggtatactttgttaatacgggacttagaaaatgtataactaattacaatttagaggttattcttatttatgactggcccaaatcgggacttgatttttttataacaaattagaggttattcttgaatagagtattcttaaatagaggttctactgtaattGGGAGTTGAAGTTGATGTGCCTAATTGATGTTGTGGAAAAGATCTTTAGCTTCCATCTCATCACTTCTAAAATAACCTTGTATAGGCTTTGAAAAGGCACCTATTACTTGTCCCAAATAATCTCGTACTATTGTCCCAATGCCCAGTATCTTTGTCTCTGAATTAACTGCAGCATGGACATTCATTTTTAAGTCAAGTTGATCAGGTGGCCTCTATGGAACCTGCTGTTTTTCGTTGATATTACCAACAGTGGCAGCTAGTTTAGTTACTGGTGTATGTTGGCAGAAAGTGGAAATACTTGTAGCAGTGGTTTGACGATGTTTGGCTGCTATGTAGGACTCTAAATATATGTTGACGTAAGTAGCAATGGTAGAGCCATCTCGACTCTTATCTCCATGGGAGACTTGATTCCTTTCAGTCCAAATAGCCCACATAATACATATAATTAGCTCAAAATCTTCTTTTAAATGTAAAAAGATGGAAAATGTAATCACCCATGTTCATTTGTTGAGCAAAATGATAGTCAATGGTGAACTTTGTGTTTTTCCACAACTTCTTCGTATTTCGACATGTAAACAAGGCAATGCCCAATTGATTTCCAAGCATGTGCACACAAAAAACAAGTTGTTGAATCTATGATTTTCCTTCTACGAAGAGCGACAACAACTAGAAACGCATCTTGAATGACTCTTTAAgcaaatattttaacttttgGTGGTAGATGTAATGCCCAGGAAATTTTTCCACCATGTTTAGTGAGTATTTGATGTCGAAGAATTATCTACTTCCGCCAACTTACCAGCTAAATAGAATCTTGATTTGGCCGTATAAATGCCAGTAGTATTATGATGCCAAATTAGTCGATCCCGCGTTTGGAAGATACTCAAGGGGATGGATAAAATCCTGTCAACAACACCAATATTCAGACCCGCTAAAACAAGGTAAGATCCAAAAGGAACTACTGAATAGCTTAATAAAATGGATATGACTGCTGTGGATGGGCCAATACTGAATATTTCCTAGATACACACGTcgtaattcatttattttatttcaaaaagtaAGATTGTAACAGGTTTTTGTCTCATTCTCTAGTCTCCGTAATGAGATTTGCAATTGTTAAAGATGGTGGGCCAGAGTAGGATAGGGGTTGAAAGTTGTGATGTTCAGGTATCCACGGGTTCGAAGCATAATTCATCGTGAAAccatttctaactttatatCGAAGTCCTTTAATTAACCGCTATCTTCCCTAACGAATACCATGCCATATTAAGGATGGTGAATGCCCCATATTAGCCTCTAAGAAGTTATTATTGGAAAAATATATGTGCTTCAATAATCGGCTAAACAAGGAATTAGGCATGTCAAAGATCCGACAAGCTTGCTTTGCAATAAGTGCTTGATTAAAATGAACAAAGAATCTAAACCCCATACTATCTTGAAATTTAGATTTGCATAGTAGTTTCCAACAATTATGAttctacaaaaataataaataaaaaataacctttaataatttctttaaaaaataatcaaaacaattttgtgttaattttaataatattttttcataaatatttgttTGAATCATGTAGAATTTGtttacttttttgttttaatattttttcatactatcATGCAGAGATATTGGGGGTTCGATCCTCAGTATTGAAGTGGCGTTCCAATCGGCTTTCATGAGTAAGAAGAAGTGACTGAACAGATTCAATTGATAGATCATCCACAAGGCTCGTGACATGGACGACGACAGGGTCAAACTCAGGTCCCAATCCATTCAAGAGATGCATTATGAGATCAGTTTCCTCCATTGGATGGCCAGCAGTAGCTAAAGAGTCAGCAAGAACTTTAACTTTATCATAGTAATCAGTGATTGAGAGATTACCTTTCCACATGGTGGAGAGTTGTGATTTGATCTGAAGTAGGCGAGCCTTGGATTGACTGGCAAACCGCTGATCGAGAGCTCTCCAGAGGGCATGGGAAGACTTATGCTGGGCTAAAGATCCAAGAATCGTCTCGGACATAGACGATCAGAGCCAGCTAAGGAGAAGTTGGTCTTTCCTTCTCCAAGAATTGAATTCAGGGTTCGGAGCTCCTGAGATTAATCGTTTCGGCGGTGGAATTCCAGTCAAGAGCAGATCATCAAGGTCATGCCCTATCACCGTGGGAAGAACCTGCGACTTCCACGGCAGAAAGTTGGAGCGATCTAATTTGACAGTGAGGGAGGAGTTGAGGGAGCTCTGGAAAGGATTCCATTGTTGTATGACCGGAGGGGTGGTGGGAGCGGGAGCAGTGGGTTGTTGAACAGAGGAGCGTGGTGGATTTTCAGGGCGACTAGGATCCATTTTCGACGTTGTCAACggcaatctgataccatgtATGAGCTCATCTATACAAAGTCCTACCAGTAATCATTCTATGAGAGTGAAAAACAAAGACTTGTAAAAGCTACAGAGTCTTTGGAGGGGGCTTTATTTATAGGGAATAAAACCCACAAACATAGGAGAATACAGTTGGCAAAACAGACTAAGGCATAAACCAGAAACAGTTATTAACAACAGAAAAATGCAGCTAAAACATACAACTAAGTAACAGAATTAGGTACACtatcatataatatatttttaatttatatgtgtatttttttagaataaaaaaaaactaatataaattgaagatatatattttatataaaataaaatttattaaaataaaatgtctTTATGAAATTTTGAGATGCAAATAAAACTCCTCATAACAAATGTGTTTTgcattttgtaaaatttacataaatattcttaaatttatacaatagtATAGTTGTGTTGTAATTACGGGTTGAGCTTTCTGACACTGCATGAAACTGGCACGAGTTTATAAGGTACAAGCATGACTCGACATGAAAAAATATGGGCTTAAACACGACACGACACGATATGATACGACAATTTTCACAACACAACacgaaaaaaaatagatttaagcACTACATGTCACGATAAGTCTGAAGGCATAACATGTAAGTATGAATAGAGTAGCCTAAAAACACGACACATTAAAATTCCTATAATTTGATAAGAGAAATTTGGCTTAGCATGCTTAAATATAAAGCATGATCTTTTAATACTACCCAATTAGAAATAGGGTATCTGtacttttaatctatttttctccCAAAAATACTCTTACATTTCAAAAAGGCCTCTCAATCTAACTTTCTCTCACTCTTTAACTCTCTCACTCTCACTAAGTCTCGTCGTCTCTACCCCGAAACCTTTGAAATCCCCACATATCGCTAGAATTCTCAACCCATTGctcatttttgtattttttttatggatTTCACAATGTCGCTAAACATCGTTAAATGTCGCTAACTCAACATCGTTAAACATATCGCTAAATGTCGCTAAATCACTCTCAAGTTTTCACGATGATTAACGATGtggtttgtattttttagtcTCATATCAAAAACATATCGCTAAGAATCATCGCCAAATATCGCTAAACTTCATCCTTAACCTCAAATTCAATCTATCATTACAAATACATCATCAAATATcgcaaaatattacaaaaaactaaaaaatcaaagaaaaatgtagaaaatgagCGATGGGTTGAGAACTCCATCGATGGGTGAAGGTTTCAGGGTGGTTGAGCTCGTGGATTTCAGGGCTTTGAGGTGGAGATAACGAGACTTAGAGAGAGAGACCGTGAGAGAAGACGATAGCAGGGGCTTGTGATTGGGGTTATGGGTTAAACGACGAAGGTTATGGGTCGAGGTTTAACgctggagagagagagagagagagagagagagagagagagagagagagagagagagagagagagagagagagagagagagagagagagagagagaagcaatttttaaatataaagatattttttggaggaaaagattaaaaatataaataacttatttttaattaggtaaaatattaaaagactatattttattttaagcatgCTAAGCTAAATTTCtctttgataataataatattgaattaattaataaatatttaaattctaatcattctaattaattatatgatgTATAAATTATTgttgaaaattatataaaaacaattgacactataataaaataaatatatatatataatttagtgaTTAATTATAGTGAAAAAGTAGAGCCGATATCTAAGCCTATAAAAGAAAACAGGCTGACCTATATATAAAAATGGCTAACCTGAGTAAAATGTGAAGTGAAAATATGAGCTTATAAACCATGTCTAGCCTACCCTTTAAAATGTCGACACCAGCCATATTATTACAAGCTTGACAAGTGCGACACTGTGTTGATGATGTAAAGTGTAAACCACATAATACATAATATGATCTTAttttagaaagaaagaaaaaaatgttgACACAACCACATATACATCTCAAGATTTTTTTTTCCGGGTGTGCGGTCCATGGTTATGTTTAGGATACACAGTACACTTTTTCAAATGGAAGAAACCTTTCCACTTTTTTACCTTAAAAATGCCATACAAAACAAATTAACATTTTTCTTATACTGCACTAAAAGAAAAGTTGGCTCATTGTATTGAAGCATATATTACATCGAAAATGGACATTCCATATCCCTAAACGACATTTCATATCCCCGCTCTGAAACGCTACCACCATAGCATCACTCTTTAAAGCCAGACCCTTCTCCACGAAATACATTATGGGACAACAAGtcatcaaaatatatatagtaaaaaAAGAATaccattaaaataattaattaaagaacaagtaaaactactactactactacaaaAATTCAGAGCCTGTTTTGATTTCAGGACTCTTAAGGTGGCTAAGCCATCATGGCTTTAATGGCTTTTAGAATTCAAACCAAACAAATCCTTGAACGCTTGCTGAGCATCAGGAGGAATATTCATGGGCAAAGGAGCCATGAAATTCACAAGCTTTTCTTGAACATCATATCTGGCAAAAGAAGTTACAAGTTAGTAAGCAGGTCAATTGTGATAAATTCTTCTATTCTAATTTCCAGTAAATGCACTAAGATTCCTAGCTAATCATATAGCTGCTTCAAAGTGTTGAAACAAACAAAGTATTATTAATTACCTTATCTTGCGTCCCTTTGAAGCACGTCTATCAACAATTTTCCTTTTCTTGGTTTGCAACCTTTTCAGAGCATAAAAGGCCGTCTCTGTGGACAGTTATAATGCGACAAATTTAACCTCATGAAATATTTAGTATCTTAATTCTACACAGTGAAATAATATGGCAATGCTTCCTTCTCAGAGTCAGAGGACCAATTATGAAACAAGAAATGTTTGTTTTAGtggaaggatttttttttttcaagaagctTAGCCTACCAAACAAGGGAGAAGATTCTGACCCTCTCTCCCACCTCGCTCCCTCGATTAATCATCATTGCACTTATTTAACCCAACAATCATTGGAAAGCAAGGATTCTAGTAAATGATAGGTAGATCTCCATAAAGAGCAAATCTTAAACCTCGGTAAAACATGAGCCTAATCACTGTACCTAACCCCGTGAGTATCTTCTCTACCAATGAAACAGACAAATTAGAattatgaaagaaaaaaaattcattatgcACTCTATTTACCCTCCCTTTTTTGGTTTTCCCTTCCCCGGGCATATATACGTTTCATTCCTATCTTCTCCCACTCCTACCAAACATATAGCCTAAAAGTCAGCCTcacttttaagaaaaaaaaaggactaACTCATTAAATGAAACTATAATCgctcaattaatcaaattcagCCAAAGAAAAGGCCAAAGGCTCGACAACCAAGCATTTACACCCCTCATATACAAAGCAGGCAGCACATTAACAAGGATCAACAAGCATCACTCATATGTCATGTAAAGACAACAGAATTTGCACAATTTAATAATACCAAACATACTGATATTTAAAAGGTCACAGATCTACGAAAAATAATGATTTAAGCTTATTAAAAGGTACAAGATGCATAAGACTTTACCATTAGATGTTGGGTCAATCGTTTCAAAAAACTCCTTCAGTAAATGCTGGTAAAACTCAGAATCATCTAATAGTTCTGGATCACCGTCAGCCTGTGCTTCCTACCAGAGTACAAGCCATACTTAGTTACAGATCAAAGATATTAatgatataattaattttgtggcCATTTAGAAATAGGATATTGAAATACAAGTGTAAATTATACTAATGTTTCTTCAGCCTGTATTCTACATaaaatttcactttcacaaaTAACTTTACACTTATTATAGCAAAATGAACTCAGGTATGCACCATAAGAAAGTTACCTCTCCCTTTAGATTAGCTTCCACTCCAGGAACCTGCTGTTCAAATGACATGCACAAGCAAAGCgataaattaagaaaattataaattacaatAGAGTCCAGGACTTAAC is a window from the Cannabis sativa cultivar Pink pepper isolate KNU-18-1 chromosome 1, ASM2916894v1, whole genome shotgun sequence genome containing:
- the LOC115706794 gene encoding protein FLX-like 1 — its product is MSGRNRGPPLPMKGVSHSGLPSTVHEPAFGRGLGPVPHPALFEEMRESQFGMVPRPLPPHPAIIEERLAAQHQDIQGLLVDNQRLAATHVALKQELEAAQHELQRMGHIADSLQIEKDVQMQEMIDKSLRLEVDLRGVKEMQAELHQVRSDIKDFTAGRQELTGNVQAMTQDLARMTMDLQQAPSLKAEIEAMKQELQRARAAIEYEKKGYAENYEHGQVMEKKLISMARELEKLRASAEKRARAAVVNPGYPANYGNPEAMGYAGNHYPVNYGMNPGQNGAENFPPYGAGPASWGQYDMQRAQGHMN